A single Saccharomyces paradoxus chromosome II, complete sequence DNA region contains:
- the ROT2 gene encoding glucan 1,3-alpha-glucosidase ROT2 (Glucosidase II catalytic subunit~similar to YBR229C), giving the protein MVLLKWFVCQLVLFTAFSHAFTDYLLKKCAQSGFCHRNRIYAENIARSHHSYYKLDAESIAHDPLQNVLHATIIKTIPRLDGDDIAVEFPFSLSFLQDHSVRFTIDEKERTVTNSSGLLISPQRYNKTWQHAFDKKFQDEVNKTNFPELHFLKQEHTVNSFWSKISSFLSLSNSTNNKVHLRNGDVSLEILTEPFQLKIYWRNALKLIVNEQNFLNIEHHRTKEENFAHVLPEETTFNMFKDDFLYSKHDSLPLGPESVALDFSFIGSTNVYGIPEHATSLRLMDTSGGREPYRLFNVDVFEYNIGTTQPMYGSIPFMFSSSSTSIFWVNAADTWVDIKYDTKQNKTVTHWISENGVVDVVVSLGQDIPTIIDKFTDLTGRPFLPPMASIGYHQCRWNYNDETDVLSVDSQMDVHRIPYDFIWLDLEYTNDKKYFTWKPNSFPNPKRLLSKLKKLGRNLVVLIDPHLKKNYEISDRVINENVAVKDHNGNNYIGHCWPGNSIWIDTMSKYGQEIWKSFFEKFMDLPANLTNLFIWNDMNEPSIFDGPETTAPKDLIHDNYIEERSVHNIYGLSVHEATYDAIKSIYSQSDKRPFLLTRAFFAGSQRTAATWTGDNVANWDYLRISIPMVLSNNIAGMPFIGADIAGFAEDPSPELIARWYQAGLWYPFFRAHAHIDTKRREPYLFNEPLKSIVRDTIQLRYFLLPTLYTMFHKSGATGFPIMNPMFIEHPEFSELYDIDNQFYWSNSGLLVKPVTEPDQSETEMVFPPGIFYEFASLVSFTNDGTDLIKKNVSAPLDKIPLFIEGGHIITLRDKYRRSSMLMKNDPYTIVIAPDTEGRAIGDLYVDDGETFGYQRGEYVETQFVLENNILKNVPSHIPENLIDIHYDTLRNTNIEKIIIAKNGLKHNMTLTDRITVKQNGKESSFSTRFSHENDNKITILNASLDITENWELVF; this is encoded by the coding sequence ATGGTCCTCTTGAAATGGTTCGTGTGCCAATTGGTCCTGTTTACTGCTTTTTCGCATGCGTTTACCGACTAtctattgaagaaatgTGCGCAATCTGGATTTTGTCATAGAAACAGAATTTATGCTGAAAATATTGCCAGATCCCATCACTCTTATTACAAATTGGACGCCGAATCTATTGCTCACGATCCTCTGCAGAATGTTCTTCATGCTACCATAATTAAGACTATACCAAGATTGGACGGCGATGATATAGCCGTCGAGTTCCCATTTtctctctcttttttaCAGGATCACTCAGTGAGGTTTACTATAGACGAGAAAGAGAGAACGGTTACCAACAGCAGCGGGCTGTTAATCTCTCCACAACGGTACAATAAAACCTGGCAGCACGCATTCGACAAGAAATTTCAGGACGAGGTGAACAAGACCAACTTTCCAGAGTTACACTTCCTTAAGCAAGAACACACTGTGAATTCGTTTTGGTCGAAAAtatcatcatttttatcaCTTTCAAACTCCACTAATAACAAAGTTCATCTTCGAAATGGTGATGTGTCCTTGGAAATTCTCACTGAACCctttcaattgaaaatataCTGGCGAAATGCGCTGAAACTTATTGTAAACGAACAAAATTTCCTCAACATTGAACATCACAGAACtaaagaggaaaatttCGCACACGTGCTGCCAGAGGAAACTACTTTCAACATGTTCAAAGACGATTTTCTGTATTCAAAGCATGATTCTTTGCCTTTGGGGCCTGAATCGGTTGCACTAGATTTCTCTTTCATCGGGTCTACTAATGTCTACGGTATACCAGAACATGCGACGTCACTACGGCTGATGGACACTTCGGGTGGGCGAGAGCCTTACAGACTTTTCAACGTTGATGTTTTTGAGTACAACATCGGCACTACCCAACCAATGTACGGTTCCATCCCATTCAtgttttcatcttcgtccACATCCATCTTTTGGGTCAATGCCGCTGACACTTGGGTGGACATAAAGTACGACACCAAGCAAAATAAAACTGTGACTCATTGGATCTCGGAAAATGGTGTCGTGGATGTAGTTGTGTCCCTGGGGCAAGACATCCCGACTATCATCGACAAATTTACCGATTTGACTGGCAGACCGTTTTTGCCGCCAATGGCCTCCATTGGCTACCACCAGTGTAGATGGAATTATAATGATGAAACGGACGTTCTCTCAGTGGACTCTCAGATGGATGTCCATAGGATTCCTTACGATTTTATTTGGTTGGACTTGGAGTATACTAACgacaaaaaatattttacTTGGAAGCCAAACTCTTTCCCCAATCCAAAAAGGCTGCTATCCAAATTAAAAAAGTTGGGAAGAAATCTTGTCGTGCTGATCGACCctcatttgaagaaaaattatgaaaTTAGCGACAGAGtaatcaatgaaaatgtAGCGGTCAAGGATCACAATGGAAATAACTATATAGGCCATTGCTGGCCAGGTAATTCCATATGGATTGATACCATGAGCAAGTATGGCCAGGAAATATGGAAAtccttttttgaaaagttcatGGACCTGCCAGCTAATTTGACAAATTTGTTCATTTGGAACGATATGAACGAGCCTTCGATTTTTGATGGCCCAGAAACCACAGCTCCAAAGGATTTGATTCATGACAACTACATTGAGGAAAGATCCGTTCATAACATTTATGGCTTATCAGTGCATGAAGCTACTTACGACGCGATAAAGTCGATTTATTCACAATCCGACAAGCGTCCCTTTCTTCTAACGAGAGCATTTTTTGCTGGCTCTCAACGTACTGCTGCCACATGGACTGGTGATAATGTGGCCAATTGGGATTACTTAAGGATTTCTATTCCTATGGTTCTTTCAAACAACATCGCTGGTATGCCATTTATCGGAGCCGACATAGCTGGCTTTGCTGAGGATCCTTCGCCTGAATTGATTGCACGTTGGTATCAAGCAGGCTTATGGTACCCATTTTTCAGGGCACACGCCCATATAGATACCAAGAGAAGAGAACCATACCTTTTCAACGAACCCTTGAAGTCGATAGTTCGTGATACCATTCAGTTGAGATATTTCCTATTGCCCACCTTATACACTATGTTTCATAAATCAGGCGCAACTGGATTTCCTATAATGAATCCAATGTTCATTGAACACCCTGAATTTAGTGAGCTGTACGATATCGACAACCAATTTTACTGGAGTAATTCTGGCCTTTTAGTTAAACCTGTTACGGAGCCCGATCAATCAGAAACGGAAATGGTTTTCCCACCTGGTATATTCTATGAATTCGCATCTTTGGTCTCTTTTACGAACGATGGTACtgatttgataaaaaagaatgttTCTGCACCATTAGACAAGATTCCGTTATTTATTGAAGGCGGCCACATTATCACTTTGAGAGATAAGTATAGAAGATCCTCAATGTTAATGAAAAACGATCCCTATACCATAGTGATAGCTCCAGACACAGAAGGTCGTGCTATTGGAGATCTTTATGTTGACGATGGAGAAACTTTTGGCTACCAAAGAGGTGAGTACGTAGAAACTCAGTTTGTCttggaaaataatatcttAAAGAACGTTCCAAGTCATATTCCTGAAAATTTGATTGATATCCACTACGATACTTTGAGAAATAccaatattgaaaaaatcatcatcgCGAAGAATGGCTTAAAACATAATATGACATTGACAGACCGCATTACAGTCAAACAAAATGGCAAAGAAAGTTCATTTTCGACTAGATTTTCACATGAGAATGATAATAAGATAACCATTCTGAATGCATCGCTTGATATAACTGAAAATTGGGAACTTGTTttttga
- the OM14 gene encoding Om14p (Mitochondrial outer membrane receptor for cytosolic ribosomes~similar to YBR230C): MTIFLFASAKHDNNASPNANSDDGHHHNNKKECAIEHLKAQLNSASAVAWGYLQAFVNKTQDVAKVCLLELQNPVVLVNLLLHSSVVCYLCNGYANHNVRFLKGKPNSTVLATTAGALGLLTLDGIISKKYYSRFDKK, from the coding sequence ATGACCATCTTTCTTTTCGCCAGTGCTAAACACGACAATAACGCTAGCCCAAATGCCAACTCTGACGACGGTCATCAccacaacaacaagaagGAATGCGCCATTGAACATCTGAAGGCACAGTTAAATAGCGCATCTGCAGTCGCTTGGGGTTACCTCCAAGCTTTTGTCAATAAGACGCAAGACGTGGCTAAGGTCTGCCTTCTAGAACTGCAAAATCCCGTTGTCTTGGTCAACTTATTGCTGCACTCTTCAGTGGTATGTTATTTATGTAACGGGTACGCAAACCACAACGTGAGATTCTTGAAGGGAAAACCTAACTCCACAGTCTTAGCGACAACCGCCGGCGCTCTGGGTCTTTTGACGCTGGACGGCataatttcaaagaagtACTACTCCAGATTCGACAAGAAATAA
- the COQ21 gene encoding Coq21p (similar to YBR230W), translating to MRNGLYQLWCVASAARGVVRNSFARANSAMCGYVRTSTVLSQWTRDRQWEAAKALSQRARKEHATN from the coding sequence ATGAGAAACGGATTATACCAGTTATGGTGTGTGGCGAGTGCAGCAAGAGGAGTAGTTAGGAACTCATTCGCAAGGGCCAATTCGGCCATGTGTGGGTACGTGCGTACGTCCACCGTGTTGAGTCAATGGACTCGTGACAGACAATGGGAAGCAGCTAAAGCTCTATCACAACGGGCCAGGAAAGAGCATGCTACAAATTAG
- the SWC5 gene encoding Swc5p (Component of the SWR1 complex~similar to YBR231C): protein MPEVETKITPNEEEEEEDDYIEEEDEDFQPERDKLGDGSDDSDASDGGDGDDDNESKGKGRSKVDYSRIESESGGLIKTRRARQAEEEYAKTHKYESLAVESIPAKVNSIWEELQQASRDRFLSSSGKVGSVLGSSNESGSTTAVQQEDKILIERNYKFAGETINEKKWVPRSSAEGQEYLNSLKFKQQAQQAPAAPTQPDKTIETSLSESRKHLRRPLKRPPLLEQIISGGLRPKLTTLEKSQLDWASYVDRAGLNDELVLHNKDGFLARQEFLQRVGSAEDERYKELRRQQLAQQLQQDGGAS, encoded by the coding sequence ATGCCAGAAGTAGAGACAAAGATTACACCCaacgaagaagaggaggaagaggatgacTACATTGAAGAGGAGGACGAGGACTTCCAGCCTGAAAGAGACAAATTGGGCGATGGTAGTGACGATAGCGACGCCAGCGATGGTGGTGATGGCGATGACGATAATGAGAGCAAAGGCAAGGGCAGAAGCAAAGTGGACTATTCGCGTATAGAAAGCGAGAGTGGCGGACTGATTAAGACTAGAAGAGCTCGGCAAGCCGAAGAAGAATATGCGAAGACACATAAATATGAATCGCTAGCTGTGGAGTCGATCCCCGCAAAAGTAAATAGCATCTGGGAAGAGTTGCAGCAAGCGAGTCGGGATCGTTTTTTGAGCAGTTCTGGAAAAGTTGGTTCTGTTTTAGGCAGTTCCAACGAGTCTGGGTCGACGACGGCCGTGCAACAGGAGGACAAGATCCTCATCGAAAGAAACTATAAGTTCGCCGGAGAAACTATTAATGAGAAAAAGTGGGTTCCTCGTAGCAGTGCGGAGGGTCAAGAATATCTAAATAGTTTAAAATTCAAGCAGCAGGCGCAGCAGGCGCCTGCTGCTCCTACTCAACCAGACAAGACAATTGAGACTAGTCTCAGTGAGAGCCGGAAACACTTGCGGCGGCCACTAAAAAGGCCGCCGCTGTTGGAGCAGATCATCTCTGGTGGGCTACGACCTAAGCTAACGACGCTGGAAAAGTCCCAGCTGGACTGGGCTAGCTATGTAGACCGTGCTGGGCTTAACGATGAGTTAGTTCTGCACAACAAGGATGGATTTTTGGCCCGGCAAGAATTTTTGCAGAGGGTTGGGTCTGCGGAGGATGAGAGGTACAAAGAGTTGCGCCGCCAACAGCTTGCTCAGCAGTTGCAGCAGGATGGCGGAGCTTCTTAG